Proteins encoded in a region of the Streptomyces sp. RFCAC02 genome:
- a CDS encoding phage tail protein, with the protein MKTFRWKVKPGMDVASVPSVRKVRFGDGYSQRAPAGLNANLKTYSVTLSVPREEATVLESFLEEHGGWKSFLWTPPYEWRQIKVTCAKWSSRVSMLRVEFSAEFEQVVN; encoded by the coding sequence ATGAAGACCTTCCGCTGGAAAGTGAAACCCGGTATGGATGTGGCTTCGGTCCCTTCTGTAAGAAAGGTGCGCTTTGGTGATGGCTATTCTCAGCGAGCGCCTGCCGGGCTGAATGCCAACCTGAAAACGTACAGCGTGACGCTTTCTGTCCCCCGTGAGGAGGCCACGGTACTGGAGTCGTTTCTGGAAGAGCACGGGGGCTGGAAATCCTTTCTGTGGACGCCGCCTTATGAGTGGCGGCAGATAAAGGTGACCTGCGCAAAATGGTCGTCGCGGGTCAGTATGCTGCGTGTTGAGTTCAGCGCAGAGTTTGAACAGGTGGTGAACTGA
- a CDS encoding phage minor tail protein L, with product MQDIRQETLNECTRAEQSASVVLWEIDLTEVGGERYFFCNEQNEKGEPVTWQGRQYQPYPIQGSGFELNGKGTSTRPTLTVSNLYGMVTGMAEDMQSLVGGTVVRRKVYARFLDAVNFVNGNSYADPEQEVISRWRIEQCSELSAVSASFVLSTPTETDGAVFPGRIMLANTCTWTYRGDECGYSGPAVADEYDQPTSDITKDKCSKCLSGCKFRNNVGNFGGFLSINKLSQ from the coding sequence ATGCAGGATATCCGGCAGGAAACACTGAATGAATGCACCCGTGCGGAGCAGTCGGCCAGCGTGGTGCTCTGGGAAATCGACCTGACAGAGGTCGGTGGAGAACGTTATTTTTTCTGTAATGAGCAGAACGAAAAAGGTGAGCCGGTCACCTGGCAGGGGCGACAGTATCAGCCGTATCCCATTCAGGGGAGCGGTTTTGAACTGAATGGCAAAGGCACCAGTACGCGCCCCACGCTGACGGTTTCTAACCTGTACGGTATGGTCACCGGGATGGCGGAAGATATGCAGAGTCTGGTCGGCGGAACGGTGGTCCGGCGTAAGGTTTACGCCCGTTTTCTGGATGCGGTGAACTTCGTCAACGGAAACAGTTACGCCGATCCGGAGCAGGAGGTGATCAGCCGCTGGCGCATTGAGCAGTGCAGCGAACTGAGCGCGGTGAGTGCCTCCTTTGTACTGTCCACGCCGACGGAAACGGATGGCGCTGTTTTTCCGGGACGTATCATGCTGGCCAACACCTGCACCTGGACCTATCGCGGTGACGAGTGCGGTTATAGCGGTCCGGCTGTCGCGGATGAATATGACCAGCCAACGTCCGATATCACGAAGGATAAATGCAGCAAATGCCTGAGCGGTTGTAAGTTCCGCAATAACGTCGGCAACTTTGGCGGCTTCCTTTCCATTAACAAACTTTCGCAGTAA
- a CDS encoding C40 family peptidase: MTQTESAILAHARRCAPAESCGFVVSTPEGERYFPCVNISGEPEAYFRMSPEDWLQAEMQGEIVALVHSHPGGLPWLSEADRRLQVQSDLPWWLVCRGTIHKFRCVPHLTGRRFEHGVTDCYTLFRDAYHLAGIEMPDFHREDDWWRNGQNLYLDNLEATGLYQVPLSAAQPGDVLLCCFGSSVPNHAAIYCGDGELLHHIPEQLSKRERYTDKWQRRTHSLWRHRAWRASAFTGIYNDLVAASTFV, translated from the coding sequence ATGACACAGACAGAATCAGCGATTCTGGCGCACGCCCGGCGATGTGCGCCAGCGGAGTCGTGCGGCTTCGTGGTAAGCACGCCGGAGGGGGAAAGATATTTCCCCTGCGTGAATATCTCCGGTGAGCCGGAGGCGTATTTCCGTATGTCGCCGGAAGACTGGCTGCAGGCAGAAATGCAGGGTGAGATTGTGGCGCTGGTCCACAGCCACCCCGGTGGTCTGCCCTGGCTGAGTGAGGCCGACCGGCGGCTGCAGGTGCAGAGTGATTTGCCGTGGTGGCTGGTCTGCCGGGGGACGATTCATAAGTTCCGCTGTGTGCCGCATCTCACCGGGCGGCGCTTTGAGCACGGTGTGACGGACTGTTACACACTGTTCCGGGATGCTTATCATCTGGCGGGGATTGAGATGCCGGACTTTCATCGTGAGGATGACTGGTGGCGTAACGGCCAGAATCTCTATCTGGATAATCTGGAGGCGACGGGGCTGTATCAGGTGCCGTTGTCAGCGGCACAGCCGGGCGATGTGCTGCTGTGCTGTTTTGGTTCATCAGTGCCGAATCACGCCGCAATTTACTGCGGCGACGGCGAGCTGCTGCACCATATTCCTGAACAACTGAGCAAACGAGAGAGGTACACCGACAAATGGCAGCGACGCACACACTCCCTCTGGCGTCACCGGGCATGGCGCGCATCTGCCTTTACGGGGATTTACAACGATTTGGTCGCCGCATCGACCTTCGTGTGA
- a CDS encoding tail assembly protein, with product MKTGAEAIRALATQLPAFRQKLSDGWYQVRIAGRDVSTSGLTAQLHETLPDGAVIHIVPRVAGAKSGGVFQIVLGAAAIAGSFFTAGATLAAWGAAIGAGGMTGILFSLGASMVLGGVAQMLAPKARTPRIQTTDNGKQNTYFSSLDNMVAQGNVLPVLYGEMRVGSRVVSQEISTADEGDGGQVVVIGR from the coding sequence GTGAAAACGGGGGCTGAAGCCATCCGGGCACTGGCCACACAGCTCCCGGCGTTTCGTCAGAAACTGAGCGACGGCTGGTATCAGGTACGGATTGCCGGGCGGGACGTCAGCACGTCCGGGTTAACGGCGCAGTTACATGAGACTCTGCCTGATGGCGCTGTAATTCATATTGTTCCCAGAGTCGCCGGGGCCAAGTCAGGTGGCGTATTCCAGATTGTCCTGGGGGCTGCCGCCATTGCCGGATCATTCTTTACCGCCGGAGCCACCCTTGCAGCATGGGGGGCAGCCATTGGGGCCGGTGGTATGACCGGCATCCTGTTTTCTCTCGGTGCCAGTATGGTGCTCGGTGGTGTGGCGCAGATGCTGGCACCGAAAGCCAGAACTCCCCGTATACAGACAACGGATAACGGTAAGCAGAACACCTATTTCTCCTCACTGGATAACATGGTTGCCCAGGGCAATGTTCTGCCTGTTCTGTACGGGGAAATGCGCGTGGGGTCACGCGTGGTTTCTCAGGAGATCAGCACGGCAGACGAAGGGGACGGTGGTCAGGTTGTGGTGATTGGTCGCTGA